A single region of the Chitinivibrionales bacterium genome encodes:
- a CDS encoding transglycosylase SLT domain-containing protein, protein MNHIMNKWMFMVRKCELLILFIALLTGYSGADEGSYTLEWSGTKALREGNYEKALEEILSDTLAKDQGFRFFKLGLVRYHMKDYREALFYFRFCAEKSTKLAPFAYEFIGDIEHTMHRTENALHAYRVALETGLPSPYVRHLRKKVYSVLKQDSTLAAQISWFGEMRESKAEITEEIWMPDFFDTLLSNKEWKLVDSVIAEYAKKPKSSEACKIFKVLEKYEVPNTIFPTIRLFKISRIAYYCRKYKKSSNWLHKGLIRDDFSSSVPTGEYLYHRAILNYRLKNYNKAIRFFDKYEKKYGLTPDIVLMLARSYRNLNKGVKAALWYDKHIKLYPHHPMSHDILWYRAWQHEENHQYEDAIRSFRKLYQSYSRGSRADDSYFRCGLNFYKAEMYDSALATFRGFNEKYSRSSLSTASRYWEGKSCMALKKFSGARKLFHELAAEDPTDYYAYRSREMLTILGDTLSFSFVDTTKGIAETRAWLDSICVDRREPLSSEDSLAYEYGSILAAVGLTDRAEYFLKHLEEDFPRNLVLQFDLSELYRICNEPALSYRVGMRLAWRIASQYRRDRPLPVYSLLYPLPYRNAVMKYAHEHDIDPYLVVSVMRQESIFNPVIESPVGAIGLMQIMPYTGEEIGKDLKENFVLDSLYVPAKNIQYGAYYLKKVMNQFDGNIVLALASYNGGPHNAKKWLNRNKHQTFDMFIENIGFSETRKYVKRVLANYWTYKNLAQALGYPSG, encoded by the coding sequence ATGAATCATATTATGAATAAATGGATGTTCATGGTGCGCAAATGTGAGCTCCTTATACTTTTTATCGCCCTCCTGACCGGTTATTCGGGCGCGGATGAAGGCAGTTATACTCTTGAATGGTCCGGCACCAAAGCCCTTCGGGAAGGTAATTATGAAAAGGCTTTAGAAGAAATCCTGTCCGATACGCTGGCAAAAGACCAGGGTTTCCGGTTTTTCAAATTGGGATTAGTCCGGTATCACATGAAAGATTACCGGGAAGCGCTCTTTTATTTTCGATTCTGTGCCGAAAAGAGCACGAAACTGGCTCCCTTTGCCTACGAATTTATCGGTGATATCGAGCATACAATGCACCGTACCGAAAATGCTCTTCATGCCTACCGGGTAGCCCTCGAAACCGGCCTTCCCTCGCCCTATGTCCGTCACCTGCGCAAAAAAGTCTATTCGGTCCTCAAACAGGATTCCACCCTTGCCGCACAGATTTCCTGGTTTGGTGAAATGCGGGAATCCAAAGCAGAAATAACCGAAGAAATCTGGATGCCCGATTTTTTCGATACCCTTCTCTCGAATAAAGAGTGGAAGCTGGTCGACAGTGTGATCGCCGAATATGCAAAAAAACCCAAATCATCGGAGGCCTGCAAGATATTCAAGGTTCTTGAAAAATACGAAGTTCCCAATACGATTTTCCCGACGATCCGTCTGTTCAAAATCTCCCGGATAGCTTATTATTGCAGGAAATATAAAAAGTCAAGTAACTGGCTTCATAAAGGACTTATCAGAGATGATTTTTCTTCATCGGTGCCCACAGGTGAATATCTTTACCACCGGGCTATTCTGAATTACCGGCTGAAAAATTACAACAAAGCAATACGATTTTTCGATAAGTATGAAAAAAAGTACGGACTCACGCCCGATATTGTATTGATGCTGGCCCGGTCGTACCGGAACCTTAACAAAGGAGTGAAAGCGGCGCTCTGGTACGACAAGCATATCAAACTCTATCCTCATCACCCCATGAGTCATGACATACTCTGGTATCGTGCCTGGCAGCATGAAGAAAACCATCAGTATGAGGATGCTATCCGGTCATTCCGCAAGCTTTATCAATCGTACTCGAGAGGCTCCCGGGCCGATGATTCCTATTTCCGGTGCGGGCTTAATTTTTACAAAGCGGAGATGTACGATTCGGCACTGGCTACTTTCAGAGGCTTTAATGAAAAATATTCGCGGTCTTCGCTCAGTACGGCTTCACGGTACTGGGAAGGCAAGAGTTGCATGGCCCTGAAAAAGTTTTCCGGAGCCAGAAAGCTCTTTCACGAACTTGCCGCCGAAGATCCAACCGATTATTATGCCTACCGTTCAAGGGAAATGCTGACGATTCTCGGTGACACGCTCTCTTTTTCTTTTGTTGATACCACAAAGGGTATTGCCGAGACCAGAGCCTGGCTCGATTCGATATGTGTCGATAGAAGAGAACCGCTTTCCAGTGAAGACAGTCTTGCCTACGAATACGGATCGATTCTCGCTGCGGTGGGGCTGACCGACCGGGCCGAATATTTCCTGAAACATCTTGAGGAGGATTTCCCCCGCAATCTTGTACTTCAGTTTGACTTGTCGGAATTGTATCGGATTTGCAACGAACCGGCCCTGTCATACCGGGTCGGCATGCGGCTTGCCTGGCGTATCGCTTCACAGTACCGGCGAGACCGTCCGTTGCCGGTCTATTCGCTTCTGTACCCTCTGCCATACAGAAACGCCGTCATGAAATACGCACACGAGCATGATATCGATCCCTATCTGGTTGTTTCGGTCATGCGTCAGGAGAGCATTTTCAATCCCGTCATAGAATCCCCGGTAGGGGCAATCGGACTCATGCAGATAATGCCCTACACCGGAGAAGAGATCGGAAAAGATCTTAAGGAGAATTTTGTTCTTGACAGTTTATATGTACCGGCGAAAAATATTCAGTACGGTGCCTATTATCTAAAGAAAGTAATGAACCAGTTTGACGGTAATATCGTTCTGGCCCTTGCAAGTTACAACGGGGGACCTCATAATGCAAAAAAATGGCTTAACCGGAATAAACATCAGACCTTTGATATGTTCATAGAAAATATCGGATTTTCCGAAACCAGGAAGTATGTCAAAAGAGTACTTGCCAATTACTGGACCTATAAAAATCTGGCTCAGGCTCTGGGGTATCCGTCCGGATGA
- a CDS encoding inositol-3-phosphate synthase, producing MADIKIAIAGIGNCASSLLQGIEYYKSKNGDDAIGLMHWEIGGYTPPDINVVAAFDVDKRKVGMDVNEAIFARPNCTKVFCDSMPKAGVAVRMGKICDGCSDHMDNYDDNYTFILSSEAEATKEDVVQALKESGAEILLNYLPVGSEEGVRFYAECALEAGVAFINNIPVFIASDPEWVRRFEEKNIPIIGDDIKAQLGATITHRTLTDLFKKRGVKLTSTYQLNTAGNTDFLNMLNRSRLASKKTSKTEAVQSVTANRLSDRDIHIGPSDYVPWQDDNKVCFIRMEGKLFGDIPMNLELRLSVEDSPNSAGVAIDSIRCCKLALDRGKGGVLYSPSAYFSKHPPRQFCDDEAWRMTEEFIKGARDN from the coding sequence ATGGCAGATATTAAAATTGCAATAGCCGGAATCGGCAATTGCGCAAGCTCACTTCTCCAGGGAATCGAGTATTACAAATCAAAGAATGGCGATGACGCCATCGGTCTTATGCACTGGGAAATCGGCGGGTATACTCCGCCCGATATTAACGTCGTTGCAGCATTTGATGTTGACAAGCGCAAGGTCGGGATGGATGTTAACGAAGCCATTTTCGCCCGGCCCAATTGCACGAAGGTTTTCTGTGATTCTATGCCGAAAGCCGGTGTTGCGGTGCGGATGGGTAAAATATGTGATGGTTGTTCCGATCATATGGATAACTATGACGACAATTATACCTTTATTCTCAGTAGTGAAGCTGAAGCGACAAAGGAGGATGTCGTACAAGCCCTCAAGGAATCGGGTGCCGAAATCCTGCTCAATTACCTCCCGGTGGGGTCCGAGGAAGGCGTACGGTTTTATGCGGAATGTGCTTTAGAGGCCGGCGTTGCTTTTATTAACAACATTCCGGTGTTCATCGCCAGCGATCCTGAGTGGGTACGACGGTTTGAGGAGAAAAATATTCCGATTATCGGTGATGATATCAAAGCACAGCTCGGTGCGACCATCACACACCGGACACTCACCGACTTGTTCAAAAAGCGGGGAGTGAAACTTACTTCCACCTATCAGCTCAACACCGCCGGTAATACCGATTTCCTCAATATGCTCAACCGGAGCCGTCTTGCATCAAAGAAAACCAGTAAAACCGAAGCCGTCCAGTCGGTGACCGCCAACCGGCTCTCCGACCGGGATATTCATATCGGTCCCAGCGATTATGTCCCGTGGCAGGATGACAACAAGGTCTGCTTTATCCGCATGGAGGGCAAGCTTTTCGGGGATATCCCCATGAACCTCGAACTCCGTCTTTCGGTTGAAGATTCTCCCAATTCCGCCGGTGTTGCCATCGATTCGATCCGGTGCTGCAAACTTGCTCTCGACAGAGGCAAGGGCGGGGTCCTCTACTCACCTTCAGCCTATTTCTCAAAACATCCACCCCGGCAGTTCTGCGACGATGAAGCCTGGAGGATGACCGAAGAGTTTATCAAGGGCGCCCGGGACAACTGA